cagtggagaaggtggaaagttttaagttcctctgcgtacacatcacagacaaactgaaatggttcactcACACAGAAAGTGtgatgaagaaggcgcaacagcgccttgtcacccaaaaccctgacagacttttacagatgcacaatcgagagcatcctgtcgggctgtatcacagcctggtatggcaactgcaccaccctcaaccgcaaggctctccagagggtgatgcggtctgcacaacgcaaaCTACCTGTTCACACCCTactatccagaaggcgaggtcagtacaggtgcatcaaagctgggactgagagacaaaaacagcttctatctcaaggccatcagactgctaatcagcaatcactaactcagaaagacacaatcactggccactttgaTAAAtggatgactagtcactttatacaatgcacactaaataacgccactttaataaaaaaaaaaataaaaaaaaaaaaaaaaaaaaaaaaaaatatatatatatatatatatatatatatatatatatatgacctttatttaaccaggtaggctagttgagaacaagttctcatttgcaactgcgacctggccaagataaagcacatctaccattccagtgtttaattgctatattgtaattacttcgccaccatggcctatttattgccttaagttacctcatttgcactcattgtatatagactttttgttttcttttgttctactgtattattgactgtatgttttgtttcttccatgtgtaactctgtgttgttatatgtgtcaaattactatgctttatcttggccaggtcacagttgcaaatgagaacttgttctcaactagcctacctggttaaataaaggtgaaataaaaataaataaataaaaatatacagtgagtgcaaatgaggtaagatcagggagttaaggcaataaataggccatggtggcaaagtaattacaatatagcaattaaacactggaatggtagatgtgcagaagatgaatgtgcaagtagagatactggggtgcaaaggagcaagataaataaataaatacagtatggggatgaggtagatgggctatgtacaggtgcagtgatctgtgagctgctctgacagctggttcttaaagcaagtgagggagatatgagtctccagcttcagtgatttttgcagttcgttccagtcattggcagcagagaactggaaggaaaggcgatcaatggaggaattggctttgggggtgaccagtgagataaacTTGCTGGATGGAGCGtgtgctacaagtgggtgctgctatggtgaccagtgagctgagataaggctgggctttacctagcagagacttgtagataacctggagccagtgggtttggcgacgagtatgaagcgagggccaaccaacgagagcgtacaggtcgcagtggtgggtagtgtatggggctttggtgacaaaccggatggcactgtgatagactgcatccaatttgttgagtgttggaggctattttatagatgacatcgccgaagtcgaggatcggtaggatggtcagttttacgagggtgtgtttggcagcatgagtgaaggatgcttttttgtgatataggaagccgattctagattaaaTTTTTGGATTGGacatgcttaatgtgagtctggaaggagagtttacattctaaccagacacctaggtatttgtaattgtccacgtattctaagtcagagccgtccagagtagtgatgctggatgggcgggcaggtgtgggcagtgatcgattgaatagcatacatttagttttacttgcgttttatagcagttggaggccacggaaggagagttgtatggcattgaagctcgtctggaggttagttaacacagtgtccaaagaggggccagaagtatacagaatggtgtcgtctgcatagaggtggatcagagaatcaccagcagcaagagcgacatcattgatgtatacagagaagagagtcggcccgagaattgaaccctgtggcaccccaatagagactgccagaggtccggacaacaggccctccgatttgacacactgaaccctatcagagaagtagttggtaaaccaggcgaggcaatcatttgagaaaccaaggctgtcgagtctgccaataagaatgtggtgatggcAGGTCGAtcaatacggctgcacagtaatgtctcttatcgatggcggttatgatgtcgtttaggaccttgagcttggctgaggtgcacccatgaccagctctgaaaccagattgcatagcagagaaggtacggtgggattcgaaatggtcggtaatctgtttgttaacttggctttcaaagaccttagaaagacagggtaggatagatataggtctgtagcagattgggtctagagtgtcaccccctttgaagagggggatgatcgcagctgctttccaatctttgggaatctcagacgatacaaaagagagaggtagaacaggctagtaataggggttgcaacaatttcggcagatcattttagaaagagagggtccagattgtctagcccggctgatttgtaggggtccagattttgcagctctttcagaacatcagctatctggatttgggtgaaggagaaatggtggggggctttggcgggttgatgtggagggtgccgggcagttgaccggggtaggggtagccaggtggaaagcatggccagccgtagagaaatgcttattgaaattctcaattatagtggatttatcggtggtaacagtgtttcctagcctcagagcagtaggcagctgtgaggaggtgctcttattctccatggactttacagtgtcccagaacttttttgagtttgtactacaggatgcaaatttctgttggAAAAAGCTttccttagctttcctaactgcctgtgtatatttgttcctaacctccctgaaaagttgcatatcacgggggctgttcgatgctaatgcagaacgccacaggatgtttttgtgctggtcaagggcagacaggtctggagtgaaccaaggactatatctattcctagttctacattttttgaatggggcatgcttatttaagatggtgaggaaggcactttaaaaaaataaccaggcatcatctactgatgggatgaggtcaatgacataccccggccaggtcaattagaaaggcctgctcgcagaagtgttttagggagcgtttgacagtgatgagggggggtcgtttggtcgcagacccattacggatgcaggcaatgaggcagtgatcactgagatcttgattgaaaacagcagaggtgtatttggagggcgagttagttaggatgacatctatgagggtgcccgtgtttacggatttggggttgtacctggtaggttcattgataatttgtgtgagattgagggcatcaagcttagattgtaggatggccgcggtgttaagcatgtcccagtttaggtcacctagcagcacgagctctgaagatagatggggggcaatcaattcacatatggtgtcgagggcacagctggggcagagggttgtctatagcaagcggcaacagtgagagacttgtttctggaaaggtgaatttttagaagtagaagcttgaattgtttgggtacagacttggatagtaatacagaactctgcaggctatctttgcagtagattgcaacaccagcccctttggcagttctgtcttggTGGAAagtgttatagttagcgatggagatttcagggtttttggtggttttcctaagccaggattcagacacggctaaaacatccgggttggcagagtgtgctaaagcagtgagtaaaacaaacttagggagtaggcttctaatgttattagaatatttgcattgacatgaaatcagtcaaaacacctcaaaacaagacatggtatcaataacatGACGAAAAATGCTGAAATGAGTCACTTACGATTCCTCACACGGCATTTTGTCATTCTTGCTAGCAATCTGGCAatccagaatcacaacaggcTGACTTCTGCCCCATGGAAGCGCGCACATCGTTTTTGTGACGTTGTCAGCCAACCCATCTATATAGCTAGATGCTAAATAATTTtattgtaaacacacacacacacacattatctatTCACTTACTCCTGCAAATACAACAACCGTCTCACTCTGTGTTTGGTGAGCTGCATCTCTAGCCCTCTTTCTCAAGAATTTCCTATCTTCTATAAATTGGGAAAAAAAGTTATTCAGCTATCAagctttgtttttcaacagataCGGTAGCTAACTAATTGAGCTGACGTTACTGaaagtagctaacgttagtcttaagttagctagctagtttagcaatTCTTTGCATATTTGAACAGTAGCGTTACTTGATTAGACAGTAATTGGTTTGTTAGTGATACTTGTGGGGTAGTGAACGAAGTTTTCAGTGTCTAGATAGCTAATCAATTACTGTcaaatggtgtaaagtacttaagtaaaaaatacttgaaagtactacttaagtagttttttgggggatctgtactttactttactatttatattcttggtcacctccctgaccaaggcccttctcccccgattgctcagtttggccgggcggccagctctaggaagagtcttggtggttccaaacttcttccatttaagaatgatggaggccactgtgttgttggggaccttaaatgcctCAGACAtcttttggtatccttccccagatctgtgctttgacccaatcctgtcttggaactttacggacaattccttcgacctcatggcttggtttttgctttgtcattgtggggtgttgtgtgtagaatgatgagggaaaaaaactatttaatccattttagaataaggctgtaatgtaacaaaatgcgaaaaaagtcaagggttcacGCCttatatgttaatgagccagcgATTCTTTTCCCTCCCACAATATTTTACCACAGCAATATTTTTATATAGCAAAAGAGCAATACAGTACTTTATTGTTGAATTGTACTGAAAAGCTATTCAGCAATTGCTAATAGTGAAAATGTAATTCTATATTACAGCATACCAACTGATATTTGGTGATTTATATCACTTGTACTTTGGGCCTTAACAAAGGCTTCGAAACTGACAGTGACTGCAGGGCAAAAGAGACACGGTTGTTGAATTCGTTCATTTTCAGTAATTTGGTCTTCACCAAGTGAGTTAATAGGATAATGTTATCATTATAATGAAATTCTATGAAAATACATTAGATAGTCCTTATTTTGAGGCCTAGCTTTACCttaatacagtggcctgaaacatatggtttacaggccacacaCATCAGGCTAGCAAGTAGGTTTTCAAAGATccagtaactttccccaaatGTCCTGATTTTCCAAAAATCCTGGTTGAAGgatttccaggaatcttccaattgggatttctggaaaacctgggaaattTACGTGTATTGCATGTTGTTAAAGGCctggtttctgtatagcactttgtgacatctgctgatttaaaaagggctttataaatacagttgattgattgattacaaTATGTCAGTTAAATTCATACAGCATTCTCACTAATGGGTGCAACAAATACAGCCTCTTACAAGTCACACCTAAAAatatgtcaacaatctttagaaactggtttcatccgtctcctgttaccgggcagaaaaattgtggctcagtcaatcagtggcctGGTTAAGGACAACACCATGCACCCACTGGTGTTAAAAAAGTGTTTGCGCTCCAAAAATGCAGTATGATACAGTATTTTGCATAACAGTGAATTACTGGCAGAAATTGACCAGTAAGTTACTGTACATTTTTGGGACAAAGTTTGTATATTACTGTATTCTCTGGGGGTAGAACATTCTCACTCAACTAGAGCTTCTTACAAGGCATGccttaaaatatgttaatgagattCTTTCCCCACCCACagcattttcccacaatgcaccatcatGTATTCTGTAAAACACATTTAAGGTATGTGTCTGTGCATTCTACAGTGTTTTACtggcttgtgccatcaaacccctgcaacttttACAGAACGCTGCAGTCCGCCTGGTAtttaaccttcccaagttctcccatgtcatcCCGCTCCTCCTAACACTCCACTGGCTTACAGTCGAAACtaacatccactacaagaccatggtgcttacctaagGAGCAGGAAGAGGAACGGCCCCTTCCTATCTTCAGGCTACActtaaaccctacaccccaacctgagcaatctgttctgccacctctggtcctTTCGCCTTCCCAACCCTACGGGTgggcagctcccactcagccctgttctggcaccccaatggtggaaccagcttccccctgaatctaggacagcagagtcctcGGCCATCCTTCTACCTCTGAATTTTTCTGATATCtattttattgaggaaaaatgtacttgcctgtgatatgtggttgaccCACCTAGCTGTTTTaggatgaatacactaactgtaagtcgctctggagaagagcatctgctaaatgacagaaatgtgaaatgtaaatgtaaaatgacagAAAACTCTTACAACGTGCTTTAAAACACGTTTACGATATTTTACTGTGAATTCTACCgtgttttactgttgaaattacagaaaCGTCTTACAGTGTAGTCAGAGAGATGCGCCTTGGGATGTTGTTAAAGATTATAAAAGCAGGCTctcattcagtgtgtgtgtgtgtgaggggtggcgGGGAAGGAGCGTATGTGTGTTCTGacactgtgtgtctctctttctgggatgtgtgtgtgtgtgtgtgtgtgtgtgtgtgtgtgtgtgtgtgtgtgtgtgtgtgtgtgtgtgtgtgtgtgtgtgtgtgtgtgtgtgtgtgtgtgtgtgtgtgtgtgtcttaatgTCTGCCTATGATCATTTCTCATTGTGTCTCCCAGGAGATGTCCTGATTCAGATTTCAGAGAACCAGAAGCGTCTCACCACTGAACTGGAAGGAATAGTAGGTTACTTTACACTCCTCATCAAACAGTAGAACAGTGGCACTGCACTAGTTCTTGTACTGTATTAGAATTCAAAATGAAGAATTACGAGTGTATTGTAATTAATTGTACCTGGGGTTGTAGGTACACCTGTCAAAACAACTCACAACTAAGCAACCCACTTATTAATAtgttgtactgtatattttaCTAGATGGTGTAACAACACAGTTGATTCTATAATCGGACAATTTGAGATGTGATTGTTTGGCTTACCAGTGGTGTTTCGACTACTGCGATCATAATAACCATTCTCTGTGTTGCTCTAGTTCCGCTGGTTCCACACTGAGGTGCTACAGGAGATGAACAACAATGTCAAACTGGATAGGGACTACATAGCAGTGAGTAGCCACTCTCCTTCacatatggggcggcagggtagcctagcggttagagctttggactagtaaccgaaaggttggaagttcaaatccctgagctgacaaggtacaaatctgtcgttctgtccctgaacaggcagttaacccacagttcctaggccgtcattgaaaataagaatttgttcttaactgacttgcctagttaactaaaAAAATACTCCTTTCAAATACTGTAGCCCCTTGTGTTGACAGTACAGAAGTTGTGTAGTAAAGCTCATGGACTGGCAGACTGAATGTAGTGGGCAGTGCTCCAAGTTTGATGCTTGTGTGAGGATCAAACAAAGTGTTATTTACTCCTGGACCATTCCTTATTGACACTTTTACATGAAAACTATGGTGGTGTTATtatgtatacactgagtgtacaagacattaggaacaccttcctaatattgagttgtacccccttttgcccttagaacacactcaatttgttggggcatggactacatgccccaacaaattggggcccatgttgactccaatgggAGTCAACAACAAcatgggatgctggcccatgttgactccaatgcttcccacagatgtcctttgggtggtggaccattctttatacgggaaactgttgagggtaaaaaacccagcagcgttgcagttcttgaaacactcaaactggtgcgtcTGGCAagggcacttaaatcttttgtcttgcccattcaccctcttaatggcacacatacacaatccatctcTCAACTGttttaaggcttaaaaatccttctttaacctgtctgctccccttcatctacactgattgaagtgaatttaacaggtgagatcaataagggatcatagctttcacctggattcacctggtcagtctatgtcattgaaagagcaggtgttcctaatgttttgtacactcattgtaaaTGTATCTGACATTGATGTAATGTGTCCTCCAGGGCAGCAGGAGGCAATATGAGATGGAGGTACAGATCCAGGCCATATCTTTGGAGAGGCAGCTGAGGAGAGGGGCTCACCAGGTCAATCcactcaatgtgtgtgtgtgtgtgtgtgtgtgccagaggaggttggtggcaccttaattggggaggacgggctcatggtaatggcttgAGCGTAACAGGTGGGATGGTAtcaaacacctggtttccatgtgtttgatgccattccatttgctccgttccggccattattatgatctgtcctcccctcaacagcctccgcttgtgtgtgtgtgtgtgcgcgcgtgcgcgtgtgcgcgtgcgtgtgtgtgtgtgtgcgtgcgtgcgtgcgtgtgtgtgtgtgtgtgcgtgtgtgtgtgtgtgtgcgtgtcagaaAGAGTatgagtaaaataaataaaatataaagatTAAGAGTGCACGAGGGAGAACGCTATTACATTTCTGTAAAGTATTTACACAGTGCGTGTCTGTGTCAGAGGAAGTTCTATATTTACACATTGCATGTGTGCTCACAGGATGAGTACATTCACTTCCTGAGGGAGAGTCAGCGCGAGGCTCTGATGGAGGAAGAAAGGCGATACCGTTTCCTGGCTGAGAAACACTGTGGTCTCACTCAGTCCATCATCTACCTCATGAACAAGGTAGTGTAGCTTAGTTCATTGTACTACAGTCTCATTTAATCATACACACTCAATAATATGCCATTTagaagacacttttatccaaaccGACTTACAGTCAGGGATGCATGCATTTTACATATGGATGGTCCCGGGAAGCAAACCCACTATcttggcattgcaagtgccatgttctaccaactgagctacagaggaccaccctCTCCATTACTGTCATAAAACACATTCATCATAGAAAGAACCGTGGCTGGTTTGCAATATGACAACCTGCTCCTGGCCTTTTCCTTTTCCAAATCTCCAATTTGTGGATTTGAAGGGAATGAATAAGTAGAGGCACCACCTAGTGTGTTGcgttctgtttttattttttgagaGAGAGTGTTAAGTAAGAGAGAAGAGATTGAGTTTCCTGACTAGATTAAAGCCAATGAGTAAACAAGGTGAATGAAAGTAATGTAACGTGTGTGTTTTCGATGGGCCAGACAGGGGCAGGGGGAGGCCTACAGCAGATAGCTGATGGATGGAGAGACCAGGTCAACGCCACCAGACGACCTGGATCCCGGAACCCCTCTCGCCTGGACCAGGACAACACATCCAGaatgagggaggaggacagggggagcCAATGGTCAGGCAAAGAGGAGCAGCCTCTGGGAAGATTGCCCTCCAGAGGTGGGGgcatgatatactgtatatctacaCTACAGTATACCAAACCTATAGTGTTAAATAGAGTACTCATCTTCGGGCTCAGTGGACAACTTTGGTGGAAGCtatcaatggcaatgtccatgctaaaacaggtTACGTCCATCTGGATAAATACTATGTACATACCATACTCATGGTGTTCAGGTGTCTTTCCTCTCCTATGACCTGCCTTCCTGGCCCTCTGATGTTCAcacatcctctcccctctccttcctcccctctcaccCTTCACCCCCCCAGGCCCATCACCCCAGAACACCCGTTCCCGCTCCAGCTCATTTGGCGAGTCCCTAGGActgggtggaggtggaggagggagaccTATGAGAGCTCTGGTATCCCACCCCGCTAACTCCAACAGCCCCACCATGCTGCCCTTCTCCCGGGGGGAGGTGGTGAGCGTGCTGGTGCAGGAGCCCCGTAACGGCTGGCTCTACGGCCGGGCAGAGAGCAGCTCACGGTgagggcgagggagggagagagagatgctccTGCCTTCAAGGCAGAGCTGCCCTCACAGAACAACATTGTATAaggaaaacttaaatccgttCAAGAGATACTCCACTTGATACTGTAGTCTTTAGGATATGAACCAGAAAATGTAAAATaccattttaatatatatattttagcctACTTGCTTATGAAATGTGCTGAATGCTAGCATGCCATAGCTCTCTGTCCTTCATAGAAACTCATAGAAATGTATCTCTTCTCTGCTTCCCCCCACAGTCAGGGCTGGTTCCCAGCTGCCTATGTGGGGACACTGGAGGAGGCCCCTAGATCAACTGGCTCCAGGTGATCCACTAGCGCCACTGtctcttaaagggacagttcacccaAATTTCCCCTCAAGGGAAATTATAATTTGCCTATAATTTCCCTTGAGGGGAAATGtgggtgaactgtccctttaagagaTAGTTGCTAATGAGTTGCTGATGCTAATGCTGTTTTGACTTTTGGTGACCTTTTGACCCTTTAGTAGCTCCACCCTTAGGAGCGCCCACAGTATGGACAACCTGCTGGACCAATCAGGAAGCAGCAGCCACGGTAGACCCCCGCCCCCGCCGCCGCCTCCACCcaatagacagacagagatgcgTCCAATCACACCCAGCATGGAGAGAAGGGCGGAGACTCACTCTGACAATAAGGTAATGCTGCCTGGGTGAATGATCACTGAGGATCGATGTTGGCCATGAAGTTCTTAAAGTCTAGTGTTTACACTGTTTACTCTATGGTGAGCCTGCTGTACGACACTAACGTGGTGTTTCTAATAAATCAATGTTGGTTTGTTATTGTTAACATGATAGTCTGAGGAAAGTCTCTGAGTGAAAGT
This genomic stretch from Salmo trutta chromosome 32, fSalTru1.1, whole genome shotgun sequence harbors:
- the baiap2l2a gene encoding brain-specific angiogenesis inhibitor 1-associated protein 2-like protein 2 isoform X1, whose translation is MSGQNCDQLHRSTLGIYASLMDQFNPSLQKLVSLGNSYMQAFQALAVTSEAYFSTLAKIGEQAFHTMSSRSIGDVLIQISENQKRLTTELEGIFRWFHTEVLQEMNNNVKLDRDYIAGSRRQYEMEVQIQAISLERQLRRGAHQDEYIHFLRESQREALMEEERRYRFLAEKHCGLTQSIIYLMNKTGAGGGLQQIADGWRDQVNATRRPGSRNPSRLDQDNTSRMREEDRGSQWSGKEEQPLGRLPSRGPSPQNTRSRSSSFGESLGLGGGGGGRPMRALVSHPANSNSPTMLPFSRGEVVSVLVQEPRNGWLYGRAESSSRQGWFPAAYVGTLEEAPRSTGSSSSTLRSAHSMDNLLDQSGSSSHGRPPPPPPPPPNRQTEMRPITPSMERRAETHSDNKRGERHGGPGPNLFPKGTNPFATVKLKPTSTDDRSAPRLRR
- the baiap2l2a gene encoding brain-specific angiogenesis inhibitor 1-associated protein 2-like protein 2 isoform X2 — translated: MSGQNCDQLHRSTLGIYASLMDQFNPSLQKLVSLGNSYMQAFQALAVTSEAYFSTLAKIGEQAFHTMSSRSIGDVLIQISENQKRLTTELEGIFRWFHTEVLQEMNNNVKLDRDYIAGSRRQYEMEVQIQAISLERQLRRGAHQDEYIHFLRESQREALMEEERRYRFLAEKHCGLTQSIIYLMNKTGAGGGLQQIADGWRDQVNATRRPGSRNPSRLDQDNTSRMREEDRGSQWSGKEEQPLGRLPSRGPSPQNTRSRSSSFGESLGLGGGGGGRPMRALVSHPANSNSPTMLPFSRGEVVSVLVQEPRNGWLYGRAESSSRQGWFPAAYVGTLEEAPRSTGSSSTLRSAHSMDNLLDQSGSSSHGRPPPPPPPPPNRQTEMRPITPSMERRAETHSDNKRGERHGGPGPNLFPKGTNPFATVKLKPTSTDDRSAPRLRR
- the baiap2l2a gene encoding brain-specific angiogenesis inhibitor 1-associated protein 2-like protein 2 isoform X3 → MSGQNCDQLHRSTLGIYASLMDQFNPSLQKLVSLGNSYMQAFQALAVTSEAYFSTLAKIGEQAFHTMSSRSIGDVLIQISENQKRLTTELEGIFRWFHTEVLQEMNNNVKLDRDYIAGSRRQYEMEVQIQAISLERQLRRGAHQDEYIHFLRESQREALMEEERRYRFLAEKHCGLTQSIIYLMNKTGAGGGLQQIADGWRDQVNATRRPGSRNPSRLDQDNTSRMREEDRGSQWSGKEEQPLGRLPSRGPSPQNTRSRSSSFGESLGLGGGGGGRPMRALVSHPANSNSPTMLPFSRGEVVSVLVQEPRNGWLYGRAESSSRQGWFPAAYVGTLEEAPRSTGSRSAHSMDNLLDQSGSSSHGRPPPPPPPPPNRQTEMRPITPSMERRAETHSDNKRGERHGGPGPNLFPKGTNPFATVKLKPTSTDDRSAPRLRR